The Syngnathus typhle isolate RoL2023-S1 ecotype Sweden linkage group LG1, RoL_Styp_1.0, whole genome shotgun sequence genome includes a window with the following:
- the LOC133161305 gene encoding magnesium transporter protein 1-like, whose protein sequence is MRGELLFSLFILFIFYYDSGDAQKKKETLLSEKVSQMMEWTSKRSVIRMNGDKFRRFVKAPPRNYSVITMFTALQPHRQCGVCRQADEEFQVLANSWRYSSAFTNKVFFASVDFDEGSDVFQMLNMNSAPTFLHFPAKGKTRKSDNYELQVKGFAAEQLARWVADRTNVQIRVIRPPNYAGPLLLGFLLAVIGGLAYLRRNNLEFLFNNNVWAFSALCFVLIMTSGQMWNHIRGPPYAHKNPNTGQISYIHGSSQAQFVAETHIVLLFNAAVTMGIVLLCEAATSDVDIGKRKIMCVVGIALVVLFFSWLLSIFRAKYHGYPYSFLMS, encoded by the exons ATGCGTGGAGAACTTTTATTTTCGTTATTCATCCTTTTTATATTCTACTATGACTCTGGTGACGCACAGAAGAAAAAAGAG ACTCTCCTTTCTGAGAAAGTGTCCCAGATGATGGAGTGGACCTCCAAACGTTCTGTCATTCGAATGAATGGCGATAAATTTCGCCGCTTTGTCAAGGCTCCTCCCAGAAACTACTCTGTGATCACCATGTTTACAGCATTGCAACCACACAGGCAATGTGGAGTCTGCAG acAAGCCGATGAAGAATTTCAAGTGCTGGCAAACTCCTGGCGTTATTCCTCTGCCTTTACCAACAAGGTCTTCTTTGCATCGGTCGATTTTGATGAAGGATCGGATGTCTTTCAGATG CTTAATATGAACTCTGCGCCCACATTTCTCCATTTCCCTGCCAAAGGGAAGACCCGTAAGTCTGATAACTATGAGCTCCAGGTCAAAGGCTTTGCAGCTGAGCAGCTGGCGAGGTGGGTGGCGGACCGGACTAATGTGCAG ATCCGAGTCATTCGTCCTCCAAACTATGCTGGGCCTCTCCTTCTTGGTTTTCTCCTCGCTGTTATTGGTGGACTGGCATATCTACGAAGGAACAATTTGGAGTTTCTCTTTAACAACAATGTGTGGGCCTTCTCTGCACTG TGCTTTGTCCTGATCATGACCTCTGGCCAGATGTGGAACCACATCAGAGGACCCCCATATGCGCACAAAAACCCCAACACTGGCCAGATT AGTTATATACACGGCAGCAGTCAGGCCCAGTTTGTGGCTGAGACTCATATTGTCCTTCTCTTCA ATGCTGCGGTTACCATGGGAATAGTGCTGTTGTGTGAGGCCGCTACCTCCGACGTAGACATTGGAAAAAGGAAGA ttATGTGTGTTGTAGGTATCGCTCTGGTGGTGCTGTTTTTCAGCTGGCTGCTGTCTATTTTCAGAGCAAAGTATCATGGCTATCCATATAG CTTCCTGATGAGTTAA
- the tmem129 gene encoding E3 ubiquitin-protein ligase TM129: MALTRRLSYTIVFSNFTAKKKNRIGKLQRVSESPNTVISADHNMESPELTFTLAYTVLSLCFVFTPNEFRSAGLTIQNLFSSWLGSEDMDFVQYHVKRSSTTLLVHSALPLGYYMGMCIAAPEKHLKSFYLMNDHWRAFVVLSVCILLTSCILTFYWSRQRWRNHPISRALQAHVHPPYSNWGSVASNINTEFRRIDKFATGAPGARVIITDSWVLKVTTYNIYMAAQSDCHVTVTESRQHQLSPDSASPIQLLTLRVHSINPAIRPFDISLNSTEYAELREKLHAPIRNSSNVVIHQTMSELFLETFRAHVDLNQPYLLPTGQEVEPCIGCMQVPATTKLVRLCHVEGADSEPECDECFCRPMWCLSCLGRWFASRQDQQRPETWLSSRVPCPTCRAKFCILDVCLVH, from the exons ATGGCGCTAACTCGTCGATTGTCATACACAATCGTTTTCTCCAACTTTacagcaaagaagaagaacCGTATCGGGAAATTGCAACGCGTCAGCGAAAGTCCTAACACTGTTATTTCAGCTGACCACAATATGGAAAGCCCGGAGTTAACGTTTACTTTAGCTTACACCGTTTTATCTCTGTGCTTCGTATTTACGCCCAATGAGTTTCGTTCGGCCGGGTTGACAATCCAAAATCTATTCTCGTCTTGGTTGGGAAGTGAAGACATGGATTTCGTACAGTACCACGTCAAGAGGAGTAGCACTACACTACTGGTCCATTCCGCACTTCCACTCG GTTACTACATGGGGATGTGTATTGCTGCTCCGGAGAAACATCTGAAATCTTTTTACCTG ATGAATGACCATTGGAGGGCGTTTGTTGTCCTCTCTGTGTGCATCCTACTGACCAGCTGTATACTCACCTTCTACTGGTCCCGCCAACGCTGGCGCAACCATCCCATCAGCAGAGCTCTGCAGGCCCATGTGCATCCTCCTTATTCAAACTGGGGCTCAGTTGCCAGCAACATCAATACAGAGTTCAGACGCATAGACAAGTTTGCTACAGGGGCACCTGGAGCCAGAGTTATTATCACTGACAGTTGGGTGTTAAAG GTGACCACCTACAACATCTACATGGCTGCACAGAGCGACTGTCATGTGACTGTGACGGAGTCCAGGCAGCACCAGCTGAGTCCTGACTCAGCCTCTCCCATACAGCTGCTCACCCTGAGAGTGCACAGCATCAACCCTGCCATTAGACCATTTGATATCAG TTTGAACTCTACAGAGTATGCTGAGCTCAGGGAGAAGCTCCATGCTCCCATTAGGAACTCTTCTAATGTTGTGATTCACCAAACAATGAGTGAGCTTTTCCTGGAAACATTCCGAGCTCATGTGGACCTCAACCAGCCTTACTTGCTCCCCACTGGACAG GAGGTGGAGCCGTGTATTGGCTGTATGCAGGTCCCAGCAACTACCAAGCTGGTCAGACTCTGTCATGTAGAAG GAGCCGACAGTGAGCCAGAGTGCGACGAGTGTTTCTGCAGACCCATGTGGTGCTTGTCCTGTCTGGGTCGATGGTTTGCCAGTCGTCAAGACCAGCAAAGACCTGAGACCTGGTTGTCCAGCCGAGTCCCGTGCCCCACCTGTCGAGCCAAATTCTGTATACTGGATGTTTGTTTGGTAcactga